From uncultured Pseudodesulfovibrio sp.:
CGGGAAAGCTGAATATTTTTCCAGTGGCATAGAAGGTGTCCTCATCATCATAGCCGCGTTCGGTATAGGATATGCGGCCATCAGTCGCTTCCTTTCTCCACAACCGTTGACCAACCTCGGTCCCGGCTTGATTCTTGCCCTGCTTTCATCCGTGGTCAATTATGTGGTTGCCAAAGTCATGCTCAGAGCTGCGCATCGTTTCGATTCCATCACTTTGGAAGCGGACGCACGGCATCTGTTGACTGATGTCTGGACATCAATTGGCTTGGTGGCCGGACTGGCGGTCATTATCGTCATGCCGGAATGGAAACTTCTCGACCCAATCATTGCGACAATCATGGCAATCAACATCGTTTTCACAGGTGTCAGTCTGCTCAAACGGTCGGTCGGTGGGCTTATGGATGATGCTCTACCCAAAAAAGAATTACAGATCATAGCAAACGCCATTCGCAGTTACACGGACAGCGATACGAGCTTTCATGGATTACGTACCCGCAAGTCTGGTTCAAGGCGCTTCATAGACTTTCACCTGCTTGTGCCGGGTGACATGTCAGTCAAAGCGTCCCACGACCTTTGCGGTCTTATTGAAGAATTAATTCAGTCAAAACTGTCTCGCGCCGAAGTCACCATTCACGTGGAACCTCTGGAGTGCGAATCGTCATATGACGGCTGGAAAGTCGGCGGTACATGCGCCCAAAAAGTAAAGCCCCTTGACGACTAAAATCCCTTTTTATCCCACGGTATCCCACGTAAGATAGCATCCACGACAGGCTCCAGACTCGCCCGTTTCACGGCCATGGCGGGAATCCCATCAGGATAGATATTATGCATGGTCTCATGCCCTTCCCGGTCGAGTTTATCCCACTTGTTCAACACAAGAACTGACGGGATATCGTCCAATTCCATATCCCGCAAAATTGAACGCACAGCTTCGACCTGTTCTTCCACTTCGGGATGAGATGCATCACACACCAATACCAACAGGTCCGCTGATTCCAATTCTTCCAATGTAGCCCGAAAAGCCTCTTTCAAATCCGGCGGCAACCGGCGAATAAATCCAACAGTATCCGTCAGCACAACCTCACGTTCCTGCGGGAATCGAATTCGACGACTGGTGGGGTCCAGTGTGGCAAAAAGCTTATCCTCGGCAATAACCTTGGATTGAGTCAGCGTATTGAGCAACGTGGATTTTCCAGCATTGGTATAACCAACCAGCGAAACAATGGGCAACCCGGCCTTGGCACGACGTTCACGGGTCTGAGTCCGCCGTTTGCGAACACTCTTCAGTTCCTTTTTCAAACGGGTCAACCGATCATTGGCTCGACGACGGTCAATTTCCAATTTTGTTTCGCCGGGACCACGCCCACCAATACCACCCATAAGTCGAGACATGGCCCGATTTTTACCAACCAAACGCGGCAAGGTGTACTTGAGCTGTGCCATCTCCACTTGCAACTTACCGGAACGACTGGTGGCATGCTGCGCAAAAATATCGAGAATGAGCTGTGTACGATCAAGAATCTTACGCTCAGTCACCTTGGCGAGGTTACGAATCTGAGTAGGAGATAACTCCTGATCAAAAATAATGACAGATGCATTGGCCTGAAGCGCCCGCACTTCCAACTCGGCCAACTTGCCTTTTCCCATGATAAACTTAGGATTATGTTTACGCACTCGCTGAATCATGGTTCCGGCAGCAACCAAACCAGCTGTATCAGCCAGTTCGGCCAACTCTTCCAAAGAGAGTTCCTGTACAGGACGTGGCGTCTTATCCACGCTGACAAGCAGTACCCGATTCTCATCGGATTCCGTCCCCTGCCCAGCAAGCTGACGACTAAACTCATCTTCCAAAGCCTCGACAGTTGCACCCAAATCAAGATCAAATCGATCCCAACGTTGAGGCTCAAAAATCTCGTAACTCTTCTCATCAGGGTTGGGGGGCAACAAATGTGCAGCTTGAACGACTTCTGGGAAACCGTCACTGACATTCAGCGAAACCACGGAATCAAGACGCAAAAAGACCATATCCATAAGGTCTTCCTGTGACAGAGATTCACCCGAAAGATGTGTATGCAACAGACGCAAGCCTCGGAGCCGTCCAGAAGACAGGCGTCTGCGCGGCAACTCCGGGATGTAGATGGAACGATTATCGCCCACCAACACCATGCCAACCTTGCCTTGACGGTCAATGAGTAAACCCAATTGACGACCCGTGTCTGCACTCAACTCCGCCAATTCGCGAGCCTGTTCATTCGTGTAACAATCATCAATGGGAAACTGACGTTGGTACAGCCGCGATAGACGTTTTATCTGATTGGGCTTCAACCCTTGCAGGTTGCCCTTGGGTTTCTGAGCGATACCCATACTCCTTACATAATAGATGGTTGCGACGCCCCTATCGGATGTCGACTTTGCGGCGAGGAAAACAAAGAGCAAATCCCTTTGAAATCTTATAGCCGATCTGAACACGAAAATCGGCCCAAACCGCTACGTTCTGTTGGGCCGATTTTCGTGTTCAGATCGGTAGTTTAT
This genomic window contains:
- a CDS encoding cation diffusion facilitator family transporter; amino-acid sequence: MFSDSPKRYAIYSIGASILTLALKFGAWAMTDSVGLLSDATESLVNLTAGVLALTAITIAMRPADDEHAYGHGKAEYFSSGIEGVLIIIAAFGIGYAAISRFLSPQPLTNLGPGLILALLSSVVNYVVAKVMLRAAHRFDSITLEADARHLLTDVWTSIGLVAGLAVIIVMPEWKLLDPIIATIMAINIVFTGVSLLKRSVGGLMDDALPKKELQIIANAIRSYTDSDTSFHGLRTRKSGSRRFIDFHLLVPGDMSVKASHDLCGLIEELIQSKLSRAEVTIHVEPLECESSYDGWKVGGTCAQKVKPLDD
- the hflX gene encoding GTPase HflX; protein product: MGIAQKPKGNLQGLKPNQIKRLSRLYQRQFPIDDCYTNEQARELAELSADTGRQLGLLIDRQGKVGMVLVGDNRSIYIPELPRRRLSSGRLRGLRLLHTHLSGESLSQEDLMDMVFLRLDSVVSLNVSDGFPEVVQAAHLLPPNPDEKSYEIFEPQRWDRFDLDLGATVEALEDEFSRQLAGQGTESDENRVLLVSVDKTPRPVQELSLEELAELADTAGLVAAGTMIQRVRKHNPKFIMGKGKLAELEVRALQANASVIIFDQELSPTQIRNLAKVTERKILDRTQLILDIFAQHATSRSGKLQVEMAQLKYTLPRLVGKNRAMSRLMGGIGGRGPGETKLEIDRRRANDRLTRLKKELKSVRKRRTQTRERRAKAGLPIVSLVGYTNAGKSTLLNTLTQSKVIAEDKLFATLDPTSRRIRFPQEREVVLTDTVGFIRRLPPDLKEAFRATLEELESADLLVLVCDASHPEVEEQVEAVRSILRDMELDDIPSVLVLNKWDKLDREGHETMHNIYPDGIPAMAVKRASLEPVVDAILRGIPWDKKGF